The genomic window GTCAGAGTTTTACCGGCTGATCAAGGACCGGTTATTGACCAACTACAAGCTTATGGAACTATTTGATTTCGATAAACTATGTGAGAATCTAGCCTCTGGTCACAAGGTACTGTTTATCCATGGTGTTGCCATGGCACTTGATTGTGGCGTTGAGGGCTACCAGACACGGGCTATCGAAGAGCCGACGTCAGAAGCCGCTCTTCGTGGCCCCCGCGAAGGCTTCATAGAAAGCATTCGGGTCAATACAGCCATGATCCGGCGGCGGCTCAAGACGCCTAACCTCTGGATTGAGAGTTTTAGTATAGGCAAATTAACCCGGACCCAAGTGAATTTCGCTTATGTAAAAGGCCTGACCAATGATAAGTTGGTGGCGGAAGTGCGCTCTCGGTTGGAGCGAATAGATATTGACGGTGTACTAGAGAGCGGGTATATAGAGGAATTTATTGAGGATACTCCTTTTACCCTCTTTCCGTTAATGGCGCGGACAGAGCGGCCCGACTGGGTGACAGCCAGCTTACTGGAAGGTAAAGTAGCTATTTTCACCGACGGCACCCCGTTTGTCCTGCTAGGACCCATTACCTTTTTTGAGCTGCTACAGGCGCCGGACGACTATTATGAGCGGCTTCCTATTGGAGTGCTGATCCGTAATCTGCGGATTATCGCCTACTGGGTATCTATTCTCTTACCGGGGGCATATGTGGCAGTGACTAATTTTCATCACGAACTGTTACCCAGCGGATTGGCCTTAAGGATTTCTTCTACCCGGCAGGGGGTACCGTTTCCAGTGGTGGTGGAGGTACTGATCATGCAGTTGGCGTTCGAGATGCTGCGGGAAGCCGGAATTCGCCTGCCCCGAGCCATTGGCTCGGCTATTAGTATTGTGGGGGCGTTAATTTTGGGCGAGGCTGCCATCAGAGCCGGCCTAGTCTCACCGGCGGTGATTATTATCGTTGCTTTAACCGCCATTGCTTCTTTTACGGTGCCTACTTTTAACCTGGGGATTACTGGCCGGTTATTGCTCTTTGTGTTCATTGGTTTGGGCGGCACCACCGGACTGTTCGGTATACAGTTAGGGTTGCTGCTGGTATTAGTACATCTTTGTGCCTTACGTTCTTTTGGGACCCCGTACTTTGTACCCCTGGGACCCATGATGTTCACCGATTGGCGCGACGTTTTTGTCCGCACGTGGTGGTGGGACATGCTTCGGCGGCCTCATTTAGTTGGAATCCGTGAATTGGATCGCCAACAGCCGGGCCAGATGCCACGACCTGAGCCCCGGCGTAAGGATGATGATTGGTGAAACTAGCAAAAATATCTAATCGCCAATTGTTGTTCATCTTGTTTATGATGCGTACCACGGTGGTAATTGCGTTACTACCGGTTCTTACCTCCGCTGATGCTGCTCAGGATGCCTGGTTAGCCGCTATCCTAACCTTCTTTACCTCTGCGCTAGTAGTGATATTGATTGCTTCTTTGGGAACCAGGTATCCGGAAGAAACCATAATAGAATACGGAGCCAGATTGGTGGGCATGTGGCCAGCCAAGCTCGTAGCGTTAGTAGTCTTATGGGCGCTGCTGGTAATTGCCTCTACCGATGTGCGCATCTACGGCGAAATGTTGGTTACTGGCTTTCTTGGCGGAACACCGCTGACTTTTATTATCGGTGGCATGGTGTTGGTGGCCACAGTGGCTGCTTGGAATGGAATCGAGGTTATTGCCCGCATGGCCGATGTTTTGTTTCCGTTGTTTGCCCTGATGCTGGTGTTGAGCCTGGTTATGATACTGCCTTTAGTTCGGTTGCAGAATCTGCAGCCAGTGCTGGCCCGGGGGATTGGTCCGATACTGCAAAGCAGCATAACACCCACTGCCATCGCAGCTCAGTCACTGGTGCTGACTGTGCTTATCCCTTCCTTAACTGCACCGAAGCTGGCTACGCGGACGGCGCTATGGGCTCTGGCCGGGGCGTCGTTGGTATTAGTCTTGGTATCGGTAGCAACTGTCGGGATACTGGGTCCTTCACAAGCAGCCCGATCAGTCTTTCCGTTCTATGCTTTGGTAAGGTCGATCGAAGTAACTGAGTTCTTACAGCGGATAGAAGCGTTGGCCATGTTCACTTGGGGATTCGGTCTGTTTATTGGTGTCTCCACTGTTTTGTATTGTGGGGCCTACGGCCTGGCCCAAGTGCTGGGAATTGCCGATTACCGGCCGCTGGTGTTTCCCATGGCTGTAATCCAAACCACTTTGTCCGTGCAGGCGTACAAAGATGTGTTCCAAGTCCTAACCTTTTTTAAACCACGAATAGTTGGCCCCTACGTCTTGTCCTGGTTCGTTTTGTCCCTGCTTCCCCTATGGATAGCTCATCTGGTACGTACGGCCTTAGGCCACCGGAACAAGGGCAGCGGGTAGCAGGTCCATATGGAGGTGGCCGGTAATGGCATGTTGGAACCGACGTTGGCTTACGGGGTTACTTCTTCTAACCCTACTTGTTACCGGCTGCTGGGATCGGCGTGAGCCGGAATTATTGGCATTTGTTTTAGCCGTAGGCCTGGATAAAGACCCTACCACCGAAGAATACAAAATAGTGGCCCAAATTTATAATCCCCTAGCCATGGCGCAGGAAATGGGCGGTGGCGGCAGCCAAAAGAAACCTGCTTGGGTAATAGAGGCCAGAGGAAAAACTCCTTATGAAGCTCGGCAAAATCTAGCTCCTAAAAGCAGCCGGGAGCTGTTTTGGGCTCATACCGGTATTGTGCTGTTAGGGGAGAATCTAGCCCGAACGGGGATCAGGCCCGTTCTCGACTTGTTTGAGCGGGAGCGGCAGTTAAGACTGATTGCCCGGCCGTTAGTCGTTACAGGAGATATGAAAAAGATTTTAGCCAGTGAATTTCCCTTAGAAGAAACTAGTGGCAATGCTTTGCTGCGCCAAGTTCAGACCGGTCAGCTTACAAGTTCTATCTCACCGGTATTAGAAACACGGGAACTGATAAATACTCTTAGTCAACCGGGATACGAATTATTAATAGCACAGTTAAAAGGTTCCAGCGAAGATGGAGATGGAGATAGTGAAGAGGGGAGTGCAATTGATGCTCCGCCCCCTATTTACTTGGGCGGAGGAGCTGCTTTTCGCGGTGATCGTATGGTCGGCTGGCTGGATAATAGGGAAAGCAGAGGCTGGCATTGGGTAGCCGGCAAGGTACGGCGGGCCACCTTGATAGTATCGTCGCCGGTGGATGAACAG from Bacillota bacterium includes these protein-coding regions:
- a CDS encoding spore germination protein, producing MGLWQRLFGRKTRASSKRLHLSNDLVISQREKGRKGKLSANLEVNLHTICDLYGNSADLTIHRFKAGPNQVPGAVMAIEGLVEERSIKDIQRVVLVDSLKIGIETPKPSEFYRLIKDRLLTNYKLMELFDFDKLCENLASGHKVLFIHGVAMALDCGVEGYQTRAIEEPTSEAALRGPREGFIESIRVNTAMIRRRLKTPNLWIESFSIGKLTRTQVNFAYVKGLTNDKLVAEVRSRLERIDIDGVLESGYIEEFIEDTPFTLFPLMARTERPDWVTASLLEGKVAIFTDGTPFVLLGPITFFELLQAPDDYYERLPIGVLIRNLRIIAYWVSILLPGAYVAVTNFHHELLPSGLALRISSTRQGVPFPVVVEVLIMQLAFEMLREAGIRLPRAIGSAISIVGALILGEAAIRAGLVSPAVIIIVALTAIASFTVPTFNLGITGRLLLFVFIGLGGTTGLFGIQLGLLLVLVHLCALRSFGTPYFVPLGPMMFTDWRDVFVRTWWWDMLRRPHLVGIRELDRQQPGQMPRPEPRRKDDDW
- a CDS encoding endospore germination permease, which translates into the protein MKLAKISNRQLLFILFMMRTTVVIALLPVLTSADAAQDAWLAAILTFFTSALVVILIASLGTRYPEETIIEYGARLVGMWPAKLVALVVLWALLVIASTDVRIYGEMLVTGFLGGTPLTFIIGGMVLVATVAAWNGIEVIARMADVLFPLFALMLVLSLVMILPLVRLQNLQPVLARGIGPILQSSITPTAIAAQSLVLTVLIPSLTAPKLATRTALWALAGASLVLVLVSVATVGILGPSQAARSVFPFYALVRSIEVTEFLQRIEALAMFTWGFGLFIGVSTVLYCGAYGLAQVLGIADYRPLVFPMAVIQTTLSVQAYKDVFQVLTFFKPRIVGPYVLSWFVLSLLPLWIAHLVRTALGHRNKGSG
- a CDS encoding Ger(x)C family spore germination protein, whose product is MACWNRRWLTGLLLLTLLVTGCWDRREPELLAFVLAVGLDKDPTTEEYKIVAQIYNPLAMAQEMGGGGSQKKPAWVIEARGKTPYEARQNLAPKSSRELFWAHTGIVLLGENLARTGIRPVLDLFERERQLRLIARPLVVTGDMKKILASEFPLEETSGNALLRQVQTGQLTSSISPVLETRELINTLSQPGYELLIAQLKGSSEDGDGDSEEGSAIDAPPPIYLGGGAAFRGDRMVGWLDNRESRGWHWVAGKVRRATLIVSSPVDEQPVSVEIIWARPSVEPEVNGDKVLVKVKVQVQGRVQDMVSGADVVLKEEELTSLERRTATVIKNEIMLAVRRAQELNSDIFGFGNGIYRLKPKEWERLEPRWPEMFS